One region of Bosea sp. 29B genomic DNA includes:
- a CDS encoding thiol-disulfide oxidoreductase DCC family protein, whose product MTSIPAPIWLYDGVCVLCSGGVRYTLRHERDHDIRFVAIQSHEGRALAQAHGIDPDEPDSFLFIENGRTLAKSDGVLALARHLNGPVRLLLLGRALPKAWRDWLYDRVARNRYRLFGQKTSCDMPDPATRHRFTLPESR is encoded by the coding sequence ATGACCAGCATCCCCGCCCCGATCTGGCTCTATGACGGCGTCTGCGTGCTCTGCTCCGGCGGCGTGCGCTACACCCTGCGGCACGAGCGCGACCACGACATCCGCTTCGTCGCGATCCAGTCGCACGAAGGGCGCGCGCTCGCGCAGGCGCACGGCATCGACCCTGACGAGCCGGACAGCTTCCTCTTCATCGAGAACGGCCGGACGCTGGCGAAATCCGACGGCGTTCTGGCGCTCGCCCGCCATCTGAACGGGCCGGTGCGCCTGCTGCTGCTAGGCCGCGCATTGCCGAAAGCCTGGCGAGACTGGCTTTACGATCGCGTCGCGCGCAATCGCTACCGACTCTTCGGCCAGAAGACGTCGTGCGACATGCCGGATCCCGCGACGCGCCATCGCTTCACCCTGCCGGAGAGCCGATGA